The Gadus morhua chromosome 16, gadMor3.0, whole genome shotgun sequence DNA window caatgagaggatGGATGCTGTATACTAATGAACAGGCTCAAAAGGGCTTTGAAATCGAGCACAatcttcctgcaggaatctcttaCCTCTGATTGTTAGGTGGGCGTCTCCTGCAAAACCAAAAATGAAGCATGAGCGCAtctaacatagtttctgctgtttcgtctgtcaaagaggctagctagtctttatcagaaaatccacgatttccagctgtgttataacatgaccaggaaataatctgtcagatgtctattaaatgaccactttatttattttttattaagttGACCACAAGGtgattctatctatgcctcttcttgaattgcttcatgttttagcCAGCAAAGGCTTATAATGGTGTGCATCACTCTCAACATGTCTGGACTCTGTTGGGAGTGATGTTCTTGAGAAAATAGATCCTGAACGATAGATTGATTGATTTGCCTCCCTGAAAGTGAGGGCGACATagtttagtgctcccgaaatagtgaACTGTTTCTCATAATATTAGTCTAGTATATGATGTacttattgattttttttgcatcacaagttttataaaaatgaatGTTGATACAATATTCGGATTTCAATAAAACAATTCTTTTTTGAAGTTCGCATTTTACTTTGTCTTCACATTTTTTGTATCCATTTTCCATGTTTACCATGTATAGTTTACTTTGaaaaccaatgtgtttcagtaactgtgAAAATATGGTAATTTTGGTCCATCATTTTGGTCATCGAGTGAAAATTTCCCAAAGGAAATTGAATAAACCTCAAATTGTTATTACAGTTCACATACatttgattattccttcatccagaCAGTTTTCTTTCCTTTCACCACTTTAGTGGTTCAGAACTTTATTATTTAGCTCACACTGCCATCTATTGGCTAAGACATGcaacagcatagtaactaagaaaataaaagtcACAGAATCCTGGACAGGACAAAAGAAAAATCatggataatataataatactacATTTAAAACAGTGTTGTCTATAACTTCGATAAAAAGGTTAAGTTATAAACAATTGATTTATTCTTTAAGAGCTAGAGTCTAGCCAAAATGTGTTTAATCATTTCCTCTGGGATGAAATACTCATTGGTATTATGAGTTTAACTGAGGTTAAACTGTTACAAAAGGTCTGTGATTTTCTGACAATAAACCAGCAGAATGTTCAAATATATACAATGTGTTGGATTGATAGATCAATAGATAGATATACCCCCCACCAGAATAAATTTAGGATCTCCACCAGGTCACCCTAAAATGcagcagaatgcaggaaatcacATCTACGATCttcaaaatcccccccccccacctttatatacttcatatacccctgtggcttcctgggggctgagcccccccaaaagtccgaacctagaatcgcccctggatGTGAGCCTAGTGGAGGCTAGGGGCGGAACCAATGTGTGGTTGTAGCTGGCGAAATTCAACCCGGAGTGTAATCGTAGGGAACCAAAACGGTTCATATCCATTTGTTTAAACCTTTCTTGTTATAGAGCCATGGTTTAAGATGATATAGACATGCGATAAAATCTACATGCGATCATGTCGGTTGTGTTAACTGTTCTCGCCGGAGCAATCACCTTATATCTTATTGTTATCTATAATGTTCTTAAAGGAAGGAGATGCACAAGTTCTGTAAACATAAAGGGGAAGACTGCAATAGTGACAGGTGTGACGTTGTCAGATTAATACGTTAACCCAATATccatatattaatttatttaacatGCCGTACACGATAGCACTGTCAATGTGCGTTTGCTCTTGCCTCTTTGTGCAGGAAGTAATACTGGCATTGGAAAAGCCACAGCATTGGATTTAGCCAGAAGAGGTGCAAGAGTCATTTTGGCATGCCGCCACAAGGAGAAAGCTGAGGCTGCTGTTTATGACATCCGAAGAGTAAGGGCAGATTCAGACCAAATCAGACAGTCACAATCCTCTCCAGTATGGTTTATCACTCACTGGCAAGCCTCTATAGCCTTTCTTTGTCGGACACTCCAACAATGAAAGGATCTAGATGCATCATCCTTTCCACTGTCTCAAGAGTTTGAGGTGCCATTGAAGTGAGGTTACCATGTAATTGAGGTGCCTTTCAAGCGTATGATGTATGAAATTATAACTGGACAAACTGAGAGGGTCGCCACAAGACCATCTCCGTTAGGATGTGCTTTGACTCCTTGGTTTTTATGGTTCCACTTATTCAGCTGTTCTGACGAGACCATAGTTGGGGTTTTTCATTTTGGAAAAACTAGAGAAAAGAAGAGGATATAAGACTGTACCTTATTGCACCTAATTTTAGCTAATAATGCAACACTAAGCATACTAGAAATTTATCTAAGGTTTAAGGAGCTTATTCGAAGATGACatcattatttcattttaaataaccctcaaactatttgtttttatttttttaagcttTCCAATTTATCATCCAAAAAAGACTTAAGGTGCAGCACTATTTTTACTTAAGGTATTTTTCATCATAATTGAAATAGTAAAATGCTTTGGTGACTAACACATACTTTGTTTAAATAACTATCGTTAGTAAAAGGCTTTTTCATagacatttttgtgtttttattctcAGTGTCGTGTATCCTTATATCCTAAAGGAGAGCGGGAACAATGAGGTGATGTTCATGCAGTTGGATCTGGGAAGCTTGAAGTCTGTTCGTGCCTTTTCCAAAACCTTCCTGGAGACTGAGCCTAGATTGGACCTTCTGATCAACAATGCAGGTTTGTACAAGACAGAGCGTATGCATACATTTTAATCGCCCTAAATACTTAAGATATTGACCAACTCAACAGCGGAATGTTCTTGTATATAATATCAGCAGCAGTAGTAACTGCAGATTTAGTATCAGCCTGCTGATATAGAATCAGCAGGCAGGGTAATGTACATTGTTGTCCCATTGTTGCTAAAGGatgtattaattaattaatgtgtcCTTCCCTTTTCGGTTCTTTTGGTCCTTTTCTCCATGAACACCAGATTGGCCTATGCAGCCCTTGAGTTCAGAATATGGTCGTGACCTTACTTTGTTAAAAGAAAATTAATTTAGCTTAATTGTATTGTTAATCTCTAATTGGATCGATTCTTGGATCACTCTGACCGGTAATGTCCATTTAAGTGTAATAATATTAGAAAAAAGTTGCTAATATCGAAATTTTGGATCAGCCAAGATTAAATTATAAAGAGGAATTATTGCTTTACAACATGCAACTTTCACCTTGCAGGTGTGATGGGTTCCGGGTACACAAAAGACGGCTTTGGCGTGGCGTTTGGGGTGAACCACCTTGGGCATTTCCTTCTCACAAACCTTTTACTGGAGCGACTGCAGCAGTGCACCCCGAGCCGTGTGGTTACCGTGTCGGCGCTGCTCCACCGCTTGGGCGCTGTTGATTGTTCCCTGCTGCTGTCAGAGAAGGACCTGGTGTGGAGCCAGTCGGCGTGGCTGTACGCCATCCGGTCGTACTGCAACAGCAAGCTCTGTAATGTGCTCTTCACCAGGGAGCTGGCAAACCGACTGGGGGGGACAGGGGTCACCTGCTACAGCCTTCACCCAGGTCAGTGTCaccagtgttagggttagggttagctacaGCCTTCACCCAGGTCAGTGTCaccagtgttagggttagggttagctacaGCCTTCACCCAGGTCAGTGTCaccagtgttagggttagggttagctacaGCCTTCACCCAGGTCAGTGTCACcagtgttagggttagctacAGCCTTCACCCAGGTCAGTGTCaccagtgttagggttagggttagctacaGCCTTCACCCAGGTCAGTGTCaccagtgttagggttagggttagggttagctacaGCCTTCACCCAGGTCAGTGTCACCAGTGTATCATTTAGCAAAAAGAAGATTCAAACAGACCAAAGGAACACCGCTTTTCAAAGGCAGATATATTGTTTTCTTGTTGTGTTTAAAGGTGCGATTTGCTGATAAAAGTGCTGGGaatttagttataatatttaatttaaagaaTTTATTTGTAGGTGCAGTTCAATTAAATATCTTTGTCTTAcatattgtttttctttccagGGGTCGTATATACAGAGTTTCTTCGCAACATGCATGCATGGCAACGGTTCTTTCTCCTGCCTGTGGCTAAGCTCTTCTTCCTGGACACTGAAGCTGGATGCCAGACCACCTTGCACTGCGCTCTGGAGGTTGGAATCGAACCCCTCAGCGGACGCTACTTCTCCTCCTGTAGGCCGCAGCAGGTTGGCTCACAGGGCCGCGACGACAGCCTGGCTAATAAGCTGTGGGAGGTCAGTGAAAGGTTGACTAGCTAGTCGGACAGTTTGGAATTACCGTTTGgctgtgacagccaatcaaacttgacggcaaagTCGCCAAACAGAAAATAAGCCAATTTCTCAGCAACTCTTTCACAtatggtgacctttgacctctagggggcgctgtaattaatgaagatgtgttttaactcccctctcttcacatgagtatatttcaaactTCTTTAACCATTCTGATATATTCTTATAcaaatgattgattgattgattgatgattgAAAACTTAAAGGATGTAAACAATTACTCAAATTGCCCTCTCTGGGTTATAGGCAATCTATGGTTAATGGTGATTGTGTTTGTTAATGACTACTGGCAGTTTTGGGTTAACAGGTTAATTGTAAGGTTAATAGCCACAATAATGGGGCACCTCTTCTATCTTTACTCTATAAGGGAAGAAATAACCAACATACAtcaaattaatgaaaaaaaattaaGGATAACGCTTGAATGTGTAAAATCTTGTGTAATGTTCAATATCTATCTTAATATAACGGTGTGCTCAATGCCAATCCAATTTGTAATAAAGCTATAAGCTTTAcaccttttttttgttattctgtTATTCATTACAAAATATGAGGCCCCTCATTTATTATCTTCAAAGGAAGAAAACATGTAAAAGAATATACAGTATAAGACGGTTCCCTATTGGACTATGGCTAAGAATGTTATATTCATCAATTATCACCCATTACACCTGTCGCCCTCGAATAATCATGAATGAAGCAAACAAACTTCATAAAACAACTGCTTTTCATGATTCTCATTGAATCAACCAAAATGT harbors:
- the dhrs13a.3 gene encoding dehydrogenase/reductase SDR family member 13a.3 isoform X2 encodes the protein MTSEDVVYPYILKESGNNEVMFMQLDLGSLKSVRAFSKTFLETEPRLDLLINNAGVMGSGYTKDGFGVAFGVNHLGHFLLTNLLLERLQQCTPSRVVTVSALLHRLGAVDCSLLLSEKDLVWSQSAWLYAIRSYCNSKLCNVLFTRELANRLGGTGVTCYSLHPGVVYTEFLRNMHAWQRFFLLPVAKLFFLDTEAGCQTTLHCALEVGIEPLSGRYFSSCRPQQVGSQGRDDSLANKLWEVSERLTS
- the dhrs13a.3 gene encoding dehydrogenase/reductase SDR family member 13a.3 isoform X1 → MSVVLTVLAGAITLYLIVIYNVLKGRRCTSSVNIKGKTAIVTGSNTGIGKATALDLARRGARVILACRHKEKAEAAVYDIRRESGNNEVMFMQLDLGSLKSVRAFSKTFLETEPRLDLLINNAGVMGSGYTKDGFGVAFGVNHLGHFLLTNLLLERLQQCTPSRVVTVSALLHRLGAVDCSLLLSEKDLVWSQSAWLYAIRSYCNSKLCNVLFTRELANRLGGTGVTCYSLHPGVVYTEFLRNMHAWQRFFLLPVAKLFFLDTEAGCQTTLHCALEVGIEPLSGRYFSSCRPQQVGSQGRDDSLANKLWEVSERLTS